From a region of the Drosophila virilis strain 15010-1051.87 chromosome 3, Dvir_AGI_RSII-ME, whole genome shotgun sequence genome:
- the velo gene encoding uncharacterized protein velo isoform X3, which translates to MLNNTHVIVQQPTGQQVLIQAPQHQELIMRQATGIPQQGINIHAYNNRVVYTTSPQQQQQQQHVLQQHVQQQQQQQQQLHLQAQTTHLVQTRVVPQQTGNVVYQQVQLPKAPLQQQQQPQPQQQQQQQQQQQQQGQVQVQQQQQPQLVTTATGTQLVRSPFRGKATRGSAVIARQPIGTAVTTRAALAPTLVRQMRPRGGLQTVTGGIVRSVRQPGVRPTRTQLVVQTSAAGEGQTMQLVTQPQMAKQITITNLGQPTVTAPGQQMQPRHIYRQVVSEPSANAQQQHQQMVVMRQPPLRYRTASAPTAAAPAPNSNTMGLDLEESIQAVVVKKEQQQQKPAPTNLPMQLATGGNTTLTTYYQQNSAANSSSEEEQQQQQPQQQQQQQQLQQAQQPGVRTASGSSMSLAEYKKRQTMASSPAPTATGTAGLTPMRTAAPATLVRSVPKLTQTAPQPQATQQQQQQQQQQQQQQPNASAAPRIMQSQQRVLTTAPPAPQPQASSVQQTSHNNYEIHSQHVLNNRAGQPIADRDRNSAKMLVILASGEQRLITFTLPRESCTVQDLLEQVCVPFDNSTTIQCVEHHGANVDFVVTVGFSVNESASELISRAEESLQMNRQQENAAAAATTTPAYNQQPAAAASAAAAEQVKRDATAAGTGSSSTAVIAPSEGPKLIDGFYAVCQLCGFTGMDHAKCERCKRVFQEPPKRKSYVTKSSNASVASIAGAGTLAGEPATAADKKRELARLNKQVGGVGGTYAPGSSNVRGRGMAIRGGRTRSGRRVAEADPVVLLSSDDEAEQDESNGDAGNFSNATNAKRNSNGSVNQLPAAFACDPILPEVDEEALYKDFVRGDVTDLSDMPDGETFTTELTCKCLRLMPYRFMLTEPVTFTSKGVRLAGVLPDKDEKFVLHIYKHEVIKVIAHFASYEQAQPLVTLYMLKTCAQYVKSQLQLPEDAPNEQFGVKWHGSFHERRLILLFDTISFSARETLKSMFSFLDEISSRDAAEILERIADSDRKALDKPTQLAPRQLRPDEQVSLLMYPPKGTGGLCIRMEDYVCLTKESYLNDIIIDFYLLWLRNTLIPEAQRERTHIFSTFFYKRLTTLTRPTDVKQTAAQKRHARVQKWTKLVDIFDKDFIIVPINEQSHWFLAIICFPCLKGPVTFDTNQPVEPQHLKRARGKKVALQIGNTTITPLSKRETVTLPAMPSEICRIADDESERDEAEGDDSDMASEVSENSNPPISKEPTAAPAATPAAPTTTTPTSSGPARASNDDVPAVKQPLILIFDSLAGASRSRVVATLRDYLTCEYKVKKPDAQAHIFNKDNMPGHCVKVPQQNNFTDCGLYLLQYVEHFFKDPIKDYRLPIKQLTNWFDYLTVTKKREDIAQLIQQLMDDSNTQQPRLILPVIEFPTLNGQLVEYPEETESAEFEEEEGHEDEEHASDMHEDSTPTEMEVDPTAEELQQAQASKTSAQTVTTTTTTTSPTVMTGTTTRRFVLKRRLQNGASASPNNGNGANAGENNNSNQVVMPQLVSTSPLSNSSTPSSLIAKGVAASVGTGSLKIRKIEP; encoded by the exons ATGCTCAACAACACGCATGTGATTGTGCAACAGCCGACAGGACAGCAGGTGTTGATACAGGCCCCACAGCACCAGGAGCTGATTATGCGACAGGCCACTGGCATTCCACAGCAGGGTATCAATATTCACGCGTACAACAATCGCGTAGTGTACACCACCTcgccccagcagcagcaacaacagcagcacgtACTGCAACAAcacgtgcaacagcagcagcagcagcaacaacagctacatcTACAGGCCCAGACCACACATCTTGTGCAGACGCGTGTCGTGCCGCAGCAGACAGGCAACGTCGTCTATCAGCAAGTGCAATTGCCCAAAGCgccactgcagcagcaacagcagccgcagccacagcagcagcaacaacagcagcagcagcagcagcaacaaggacAGGTgcaggtgcagcagcagcagcagccacagctggTGACCACAGCCACGGGCACACAACTGGTGCGCTCGCCATTCCGGGGTAAAGCCACACGTGGCAGCGCCGTCATTGCCAGACAACCCATTGGAACTGCGGTAACAACACGTGCGGCTTTGGCGCCCACTCTGGTGCGACAAATGCGACCTCGTGGCGGCCTTCAGACCGTAACGGGTGGCATTGTAAGAAGTGTGCGGCAGCCGGGAGTGCGACCCACTCGCACGCAACTGGTGGTGCAGACAAGCGCTGCCGGCGAGGGCCAGACCATGCAGCTGGTGACCCAGCCACAGATGGCCAAGCAGATAACTATAACGAATCTGGGCCAGCCCACAGTGACGGCGCCGGGCCAGCAGATGCAGCCGCGTCATATATATCGCCAAGTGGTCAGCGAACCGTCTGCCAATgctcagcagcaacaccaacagaTGGTCGTGATGCGACAACCGCCCTTACGCTATCGGACCGCCTCGGCGCCAACGGCGGCTGCGCCTGCACCCAACAGCAACACGATGGGCTTGGATCTAGAAGAGAGCATACAGGCGGTGGTGGTAAAgaaagagcaacagcagcaaaagccaGCGCCGACCAATCTGCCCATGCAGCTTGCAACGGGCGGCAACACCACGTTGACCACCTACTACCAGCAGAACTCGgccgccaacagcagcagcgaagaggagcagcagcaacagcagccgcaacagcagcagcaacaacaacaactacaacaggCTCAGCAGCCTGGTGTGCGCACTGCCAGCGGATCCAGCATGAGCTTAGCGGAATACAAGAAACGTCAAACCATGGCAAGTTCACCAGCTCCAACGGCCACGGGCACCGCTGGACTAACGCCCATGCGAACGGCAGCGCCTGCCACTCTGGTGCGGTCGGTGCCCAAGTTGACGCAGACGGCGCCACAGCCTCAGgcaacacagcagcagcagcagcagcaacagcaacaacagcagcaacaacccaACGCATCTGCCGCACCGCGCATTATGCAATCTCAGCAGCGGGTACTTACTACAGCGCCACCCGCGCCACAGCCGCAGGCGTCGTCCGTGCAACAGACGTCGCACAACAACTACGAGATTCATTCGCAGCACGTGCTGAATAATCGCGCCGGTCAGCCGATTGCGGATCGTGATCGCAACAGCGCCAAAATGTTGGTCATTCTCGCCTCCGGGGAGCAACGTCTGATAACGTTTACGCTGCCGCGGGAGTCGTGTACCGTGCAGGATCTGCTGGAGCAGGTTTGCGTGCCTTTCGACAATAGCACCACCATTCAATGCGTGGAGCATCACGGTGCCAACGTCGACTTTGTAGTCACCGTGGGCTTTTCCGTCAACGAATCTGCCAGTGAACTGATTTCACGCGCTGAGGAGAGTCTCCAAATGAATCGACAGCAGGAGaacgccgccgcagcagcaactacaacgcCTGCCTACAATCAACAGCCGGCAGCAGCGGccagtgcagcagctgccgaaCAAGTTAAGCGAGATGCAACAGCCGCCGGCACAGGCAGCTCCTCCACAGCTGTGATTGCGCCATCGGAAGGACCCAAGCTGATTGACGGCTTCTATGCCGTTTGCCAGCTGTGCGGCTTTACGGGCATGGACCATGCGAAGTGTGAACGATGTAAACGAGTATTCCAGGAGCCGCCTAAACGCAAATCCTATGTAACCAAGTCTTCGAATGCCTCCGTGGCTTCCATAGCTGGCGCAGGCACATTGGCGGGCGAGCCGGCGACAGCGGCAGACAAGAAACGTGAACTGGCACGTCTCAACAAACAGGTGGGCGGCGTTGGCGGCACTTACGCGCCTGGCTCAAGCAACGTGCGGGGTAGGGGCATGGCAATTAGAGGCGGACGCACGCGCAGCGGTCGGCGAGTGGCCGAGGCGGATCCCGTAGTGTTGCTCAGCAGTGATGATGAGGCTGAACAGGACGAGTCTAATGGCGATGCTGGCAAT TTCTCCAATGCCACCAATGCCAAACGTAATTCGAATGGAAGCGTTAATCAACTGCCTGCTGCATTTGCCTGTGATCCAATACTGCCCGAAGTGGACGAGGAAGCATTATACAAAG ACTTTGTACGCGGAGATGTTACCGATCTGTCCGATATGCCCGATGGCGAAACATTTACCACCGAACTGACCTGCAAATGTCTGCGCCTGATGCCCTATCGTTTTATGTTAACCGAACCG GTTACCTTCACCTCAAAGGGCGTGCGCTTGGCCGGAGTGCTACCGGACAAGGACGAGAAGTTCGTGCTGCACATATACAAGCACGAGGTGATCAAGGTTATTGCACACTTtgccagctatgagcaggcgCAGCCGCTGGTCACGCTCTACATGCTGAAGACCTGCGCTCAGTATGTGAagtcgcagctgcagctgcccgaAGATGCGCCCAATGAAC AGTTTGGCGTCAAGTGGCACGGCAGCTTTCACGAACGCCGCTTAATATTGCTCTTTGATACGATCAGTTTTTCGGCTCGCGAGACCCTCAAGTCAATGTTTAGTTTTCTGGATGAAATCTCATCGCGTGATGCGGCGGAAATATTGGAGCGTATCGCGGACTCAGATCGCAAGGCACTGGACAAGCCCACACAGCTGGCACCGCGACAGCTGCGCCCTGACGAGCAGGTCAGTCTGCTTATGTACCCGCCCAAGGGCACGGGCGGACTATGCATACGCATGGAGGATTACGTTTGCCTAACCAAGGAGTCGTACTTGAATGACATTATCATTGATTTTTATCTGCTTTGGCTGCGCAACACCCTGATACCAGAGGCTCAGCGGGAGCGTACTCACATTTTTAGCACATTCTTTTACAAGCGCCTCACAACGCTGACACGTCCAACGGACGTAAAACAGACTGCGGCACAGAAGCGTCATGCACGTGTCCAGAAATGGACGAAACTAGTTGATATATTTGATAAGGATTTTATCATAGTGCCCATTAATGAGCAATCGCATTGGTTCCTGGCCATCATCTGTTTCCCCTGCCTAAAAGGACCCGTCACCTTCGATACGAATCAGCCTGTGGAGCCGCAACATCTCAAGCGTGCGCGCGGCAAAAAGGTCGCTCTGCAGATTGGCAACACAACAATAACACCGCTGTCCAAACGAGAGACAGTCACGCTGCCGGCCATGCCCAGCGAAATCTGTCGCATTGCCGACGACGAAAGCGAACGTGATGAGGCTGAGGGCGATGACAGCGATATGGCGTCTGAGGTAAGTGAGAACTCGAATCCACCTATCAGCAAGGAACCGACAGCTGCGCCAGCGGCAACGCCAGCTGCACCCACGACGACAACGCCGACGTCTTCGGGACCCGCACGAGCAAGTAACGACGACGTGCCGGCTGTGAAGCAGCCTTTGATCTTAATCTTTGACTCTCTGGCGGGTGCCTCGCGCAGTCGAGTGGTGGCCACGCTGCGCGATTATCTGACATGCGAATACAAAGTGAAGAAGCCGGATGCGCAGGCGCACATATTCAACAAGGATAACATGCCGGGACATTGCGTCAAGGTGCCGCAACAGAACAATTTTACCGACTGCGGCCTCTATCTCCTGCAGTATGTGGAGCATTTCTTCAAGGATCCCATTAAGGATTACAGGCTGCCCATCAAGCAGCTAACCAATTGGTTCGATTATCTTACCGTCACCAAAAAGCGCGAGGACATCGCCCAGCTGATACAGCAGCTGATGGATGACAGCAACACACAGCAGCCGCGGCTCATTTTGCCCGTAATCGAGTTTCCCACTCTCAATGGCCAGTTGGTTGAGTATCCCGAGGAGACGGAGAGCGCCGAGTTTGAGGAGGAGGAGGGACACGAGGACGAGGAACACGCTAGTGATATG CACGAGGATAGCACACCCACTGAAATGGAGGTAGATCCCACGGCTGAGGAACTGCAGCAGGCGCAGGCTTCAAAGACGTCCGCACAAACCGTGACAACAACTACGACAACCACCAGCCCCACTGTGATGACAGGAACGACGACGCGCAGATTTGTCCTCAAGCGTCGCCTGCAAAACGGTGCCTCCGCTTCGCCAAACAATGGCAATGGAGCGAATGCTGGAGAGAACAATAACAGTAACCAGGTGGTGATGCCACAACTGGTCAGCACCTCCCCcctcagcaacagcagtacACCCAGCTCTCTGATAGCAAAAGGGGTTGCCGCTAGCGTTGGCACTGGCAGCCTTAAGATTCGCAAGATCGAACCGTAG
- the velo gene encoding sentrin-specific protease 6 isoform X4 — MSDEDFVRGDVTDLSDMPDGETFTTELTCKCLRLMPYRFMLTEPVTFTSKGVRLAGVLPDKDEKFVLHIYKHEVIKVIAHFASYEQAQPLVTLYMLKTCAQYVKSQLQLPEDAPNEQFGVKWHGSFHERRLILLFDTISFSARETLKSMFSFLDEISSRDAAEILERIADSDRKALDKPTQLAPRQLRPDEQVSLLMYPPKGTGGLCIRMEDYVCLTKESYLNDIIIDFYLLWLRNTLIPEAQRERTHIFSTFFYKRLTTLTRPTDVKQTAAQKRHARVQKWTKLVDIFDKDFIIVPINEQSHWFLAIICFPCLKGPVTFDTNQPVEPQHLKRARGKKVALQIGNTTITPLSKRETVTLPAMPSEICRIADDESERDEAEGDDSDMASEVSENSNPPISKEPTAAPAATPAAPTTTTPTSSGPARASNDDVPAVKQPLILIFDSLAGASRSRVVATLRDYLTCEYKVKKPDAQAHIFNKDNMPGHCVKVPQQNNFTDCGLYLLQYVEHFFKDPIKDYRLPIKQLTNWFDYLTVTKKREDIAQLIQQLMDDSNTQQPRLILPVIEFPTLNGQLVEYPEETESAEFEEEEGHEDEEHASDMHEDSTPTEMEVDPTAEELQQAQASKTSAQTVTTTTTTTSPTVMTGTTTRRFVLKRRLQNGASASPNNGNGANAGENNNSNQVVMPQLVSTSPLSNSSTPSSLIAKGVAASVGTGSLKIRKIEP, encoded by the exons ATGAGTGATGAAG ACTTTGTACGCGGAGATGTTACCGATCTGTCCGATATGCCCGATGGCGAAACATTTACCACCGAACTGACCTGCAAATGTCTGCGCCTGATGCCCTATCGTTTTATGTTAACCGAACCG GTTACCTTCACCTCAAAGGGCGTGCGCTTGGCCGGAGTGCTACCGGACAAGGACGAGAAGTTCGTGCTGCACATATACAAGCACGAGGTGATCAAGGTTATTGCACACTTtgccagctatgagcaggcgCAGCCGCTGGTCACGCTCTACATGCTGAAGACCTGCGCTCAGTATGTGAagtcgcagctgcagctgcccgaAGATGCGCCCAATGAAC AGTTTGGCGTCAAGTGGCACGGCAGCTTTCACGAACGCCGCTTAATATTGCTCTTTGATACGATCAGTTTTTCGGCTCGCGAGACCCTCAAGTCAATGTTTAGTTTTCTGGATGAAATCTCATCGCGTGATGCGGCGGAAATATTGGAGCGTATCGCGGACTCAGATCGCAAGGCACTGGACAAGCCCACACAGCTGGCACCGCGACAGCTGCGCCCTGACGAGCAGGTCAGTCTGCTTATGTACCCGCCCAAGGGCACGGGCGGACTATGCATACGCATGGAGGATTACGTTTGCCTAACCAAGGAGTCGTACTTGAATGACATTATCATTGATTTTTATCTGCTTTGGCTGCGCAACACCCTGATACCAGAGGCTCAGCGGGAGCGTACTCACATTTTTAGCACATTCTTTTACAAGCGCCTCACAACGCTGACACGTCCAACGGACGTAAAACAGACTGCGGCACAGAAGCGTCATGCACGTGTCCAGAAATGGACGAAACTAGTTGATATATTTGATAAGGATTTTATCATAGTGCCCATTAATGAGCAATCGCATTGGTTCCTGGCCATCATCTGTTTCCCCTGCCTAAAAGGACCCGTCACCTTCGATACGAATCAGCCTGTGGAGCCGCAACATCTCAAGCGTGCGCGCGGCAAAAAGGTCGCTCTGCAGATTGGCAACACAACAATAACACCGCTGTCCAAACGAGAGACAGTCACGCTGCCGGCCATGCCCAGCGAAATCTGTCGCATTGCCGACGACGAAAGCGAACGTGATGAGGCTGAGGGCGATGACAGCGATATGGCGTCTGAGGTAAGTGAGAACTCGAATCCACCTATCAGCAAGGAACCGACAGCTGCGCCAGCGGCAACGCCAGCTGCACCCACGACGACAACGCCGACGTCTTCGGGACCCGCACGAGCAAGTAACGACGACGTGCCGGCTGTGAAGCAGCCTTTGATCTTAATCTTTGACTCTCTGGCGGGTGCCTCGCGCAGTCGAGTGGTGGCCACGCTGCGCGATTATCTGACATGCGAATACAAAGTGAAGAAGCCGGATGCGCAGGCGCACATATTCAACAAGGATAACATGCCGGGACATTGCGTCAAGGTGCCGCAACAGAACAATTTTACCGACTGCGGCCTCTATCTCCTGCAGTATGTGGAGCATTTCTTCAAGGATCCCATTAAGGATTACAGGCTGCCCATCAAGCAGCTAACCAATTGGTTCGATTATCTTACCGTCACCAAAAAGCGCGAGGACATCGCCCAGCTGATACAGCAGCTGATGGATGACAGCAACACACAGCAGCCGCGGCTCATTTTGCCCGTAATCGAGTTTCCCACTCTCAATGGCCAGTTGGTTGAGTATCCCGAGGAGACGGAGAGCGCCGAGTTTGAGGAGGAGGAGGGACACGAGGACGAGGAACACGCTAGTGATATG CACGAGGATAGCACACCCACTGAAATGGAGGTAGATCCCACGGCTGAGGAACTGCAGCAGGCGCAGGCTTCAAAGACGTCCGCACAAACCGTGACAACAACTACGACAACCACCAGCCCCACTGTGATGACAGGAACGACGACGCGCAGATTTGTCCTCAAGCGTCGCCTGCAAAACGGTGCCTCCGCTTCGCCAAACAATGGCAATGGAGCGAATGCTGGAGAGAACAATAACAGTAACCAGGTGGTGATGCCACAACTGGTCAGCACCTCCCCcctcagcaacagcagtacACCCAGCTCTCTGATAGCAAAAGGGGTTGCCGCTAGCGTTGGCACTGGCAGCCTTAAGATTCGCAAGATCGAACCGTAG